CTCCGCCGTCGCCGCGCCCGGCAGGGCACGGACCACGATGTCGGTGTTCGAGGGGAGGGCGTCGACGAGACCGACACAGATATGACGAAGCCGGCGGGCGACTCGATGTCGAATCACCGCCGGCCCGACAGCCTTGCTCACGACGAATCCGAAACGCGGACCGTCGACACTCACCAAGAACTCGGACTGATCCCGTTCGAGAACGTGAACGACCAGGTCCCGCCGCCCCTGACGACGCCCCCGGCGGACGGTGTCCGAGAAGTCCGAGCGGCGCCGCAGTCGATACGGCTCAGGTAGCACCCCGAGCTCCCGTTAGGGAATCAGGCGGTGAGCGAAGCGCGGCCCTTACGGCGACGCGCCGAAACGATTGCGCGACCCGCACGGGTACGCATCCGGAGACGGAAGCCGTGAACGCGCGCGCGGCGTCGGTTGTTCGGCTGGAACGTCCGCTTGCCCTTGGCCACGGTCGACACT
This region of Rhodococcus sp. Z13 genomic DNA includes:
- the rnpA gene encoding ribonuclease P protein component, encoding MLPEPYRLRRRSDFSDTVRRGRRQGRRDLVVHVLERDQSEFLVSVDGPRFGFVVSKAVGPAVIRHRVARRLRHICVGLVDALPSNTDIVVRALPGAATAESRDLDKQVRSGLARLGILESPGAPGDRRTHA
- the rpmH gene encoding 50S ribosomal protein L34; its protein translation is MAKGKRTFQPNNRRRARVHGFRLRMRTRAGRAIVSARRRKGRASLTA